The DNA segment gtctgtctgtctgtctgtctgtctgtctgtctgactgactgactgactaactgactgactgactgacacacacacacatacacacacacctttcttgaCTTAGAGAACTCactgagtataaaaaaaaaaattcctaactTCCTTTACAATTAAATTAAatgaactaaataaataaaacaaaaaaaaacacattcttTGGGCTATTTTTTTGGCAACCTAATCTTTGGGCTATTTTTTTAGCTACTGTGCTATCTCTTATGGCAGGCTACATTTGGGCTACTTCTTgggctattgctgctgctgggtTGGGACAGAGAAGTTAGGAGACTCTCAGATCGCCTCAGTATGGTCCTGGCCAGCTGCATGGTCAGGTCAAGGGTGTGGGAGAGGTCATGTGATCTTAtctgcaggagagagggagtgtgaggagagagagagagagagagagagagagagagagagagagagagagagagagagagagagagagagagagagagagagagagagagagagagagagagagagagagagagagagagagagagagagagagagagagagagagagagagagagagagagagtgtgtgtgtgtgcaagaacaggtagaaaaacacacacgaacacacaaacacacaaataaacagacatttTCAAAGAGAGAAAacctgagaaaaagagagggagagaacgagagagattagagagttttttttttttttatgtaggggtgacactggccaagggcaacaaaaatctaataaaaaaaaatgcccactgaaatggcagtcccataaaaagggtcaaagcaggggtcaaaaattgatggataagtgtcttgaaacctccctcttgaaggaattcaagtcataggaaggtggaaatacagaagcaggcagggagttccagagtttaccagagaaagggatgaatgattgggaatactggttaactcttgcgttagagaggtggacagaataggggtgagagaaagaagaaagtcttgtgcagcgaggctgcagaaggaggggaggcatgcagttagcaagatgagaagagcagttagcatgaaaatagcggtagaagacagctagatatgcaacattgcggcggtgagagaggggctgaagacagtcagttagaggaggggagttgatgagacgaaaagcttttgattccaccctgtctagaagagcagtatgagtggaacccccccagacatgtgaagcagactccatacatggacggataaggcccttgtacagagttagcagctgggggggtgagaaaaactggcagagacatctcagaacacctaacttcatagatgctgttttagctagggatgagatgtgaagtttccagttcagattataagtaaaggacagaccgaggatgttcagtgtagaagagggggacagttgagtgtcattgaagaagaggggatagttgtctggaaggttgtgtcgaattgatagatggaggaattgagtttttgaggcattgaacaataccaagtttgctctgctccaatcagaaattttagaaagatcagaagtcaggcgttctgtggcttccctgcgtgatatgtttacctcctgaagggttggacgtctatgaaaagacgtggaaaagtgcagggtggggGGTGAGTCCAATGACACCACTCACTCCTCtacaaaccaacaaacacacacacaaacacacaaacacacacctttccAAGAGGCCCCAATGTTTTCAAAGACTGGTGTGAATTGACAGGACTCCAAcacctcctcatcttccccagcccctcccttctcccctggCGCTCCCTCCTGCTCTGTGGCCTCAGTGGGGGTCTGTGGGGGACTGCTACACCCCTTGGTACCCCCTGTGGTGATGGCAATACTGGGGGAactgaaatagagaaggaaaaagacagtTATTGAGAGGGTAAACATAAGGTGGGTTTATCAGTATATGAAGGGGAAGCTGAAATTGTTTCCTTTGCCTTAGAGAAATACAGATGATAGGAATGGAttgggaggtgaaggaaggaaggaaggaaggaaggaaggaaggaaggaaggaaggaagaacaggttGACTAAAAGACTAGACAAAcaaaacccaaacacacacaaacacacacacaaacaaaactcaCCTTAGCCCATATTCACACCCCTCTTCTAAGCCCCCAGCACCTTCCACGGGGCCTGCAGACACCTGTGGGAGCAGAACACACCCTTGGGGACCCGACTGACCCACAGGACCAGTAGAAACACCCACAGATTCTCCCACAGCGGACAAAATATTACAAGAtccagacaatttttttttcaaggttgttCAAATCTATGGGGTTTTTCAGAGGTAGGGAGCATGTAGGGGCCTGCATCTTGACCTGTAGACTGTAGAAGGTTGCCACAGCATGTATAGCCTGCCCAGCACCCTATAGGAGGCTGCTGGAGAGCTGGGAAGGGCTGAGCAGTGAGATGACGGGAAATTGTGATAAGGCTGCCCAGTATTGTAAAGAGAGGAACATAAGGAATAAGATGCTGTGTTTGattattgtctgtctgtctgtctgtctgtctgtctgtctgtctgtctgtctgtccgtccgtctgtctgtctctctctccaataaaaTGTTGAAACAATTAGTGAACAGTAaatttgagagaaaaataattaaagctactactactactactactactactacttacctcCTTCAGTATGCATTTCCAGATAGTGTCCCTTTCCGAGTCCTTCAAAGCATTTCCCTTCAGTAAGATGGCCAAGTCCTTAACCTGCggaaattaggttaggttaggctgggttgggttgggttgggttaggttaggttgggttaagtgagagaaagagagagagagagagagagagagagagagagagagagagagagagagagagagagagagagagagagagagagagagagagagagagagaaaatgaaaatacaaaatcaaattattattattattattattattattatcattattattattattattattattattattactattactatttcccACCTATCTTATTATTCcttgtgtcttcttcttccacttctccattattctctcattcttcctcttttcctcctcctcttcttccttccttcactcacttttcttccttctctctcttctgttcctccatttcttcctcctgttcctcttcttcttgttctttctcctcctccttcttctcttgtaactgatttcttctcctcctcctcctcctcctttttctctttcaacacttctatctccttctcctcctcctctcctttcttccctctctcctcctcctcctattcctccttatcgtcaaaggagggagggatttgTGTTCTTAAATGTCCTCTGGGAACTTCATCActcagcatgtgtgtgtgtgcgtgtgtgtgtgtcctgcacCGTCTTCCTCAGTAGGTGGACAGAGGGTCAGCTTAGGTCAGGGGGCGGTCAAAGAGGCATAACCCcctgttaggtcaggttaatgAGGTTGAAGGAGGGTGCAGCTCACATTAGGTTAACTGGGGTCactgggttaggtcaggttagggcgAGGGTGGGGGACGGGGAGCGTGACCCCCTATCAGGTAAAACAGGCAATATTTTACGTCCTATCAGGTAAAACAGGCAATATTTTACCCCCTATCAGGTAAAACAGGCAATATTTTACCCCCTATCAGGTAAAACAGGCAATATTTTGGTCATATTTTCTTCACATCCCCCTAAAATAtcggaaaaaaatgactttaacaTAATATTCTGTGGCGGGGCAAACCTCATTCGCATTACCGTGGCCAGCTGATCGCCCGCCccgcaccgccgccaccaccaccaccgccaacccCCGCAGTGTTATGGCTGGAGGGGCTCAGTAATATAGATGCATTACTATCATTCAAGGCGACACACACTAGTAAACATATCAAAATTATGCacaaaatcaatcaatcaatcaatcaatcaatcaatcaatcaatcaacccaACCTATATGTAATATTTTCTCATCACACAACCTAACCAATCCTTAACACTTACCAATTCTCGCTTCTACATCTTCCCAACACTTCCACTTATATTCAATCCAAGCACCAAAAAACACGTGTAAAAACCAAAACAACCCAATAAAACGTCAAAAACACATAGAGTGACTCACGGGACGCCATAACAGAGGTAAACAGTTCCTGCGTTGCCACGGCTCCCACTTGATCCTGATCTTAGCGCCTCAGCTGCCCCTCGGATATATAAATTTAAACTGTGGGACAAAGACGAGACGcagaaataaatcaaataatgtATCTTAAACAGTAATTCCTATGCTATATTCTCCCATGGAATTACTCTGATTGGTAAACTGTAAGggtaaataaatcaagaaaacaaattGTGTACATTGAAACACTAATTCTTACGTTAATTTTCTTCCCAGCaacttcactccttccttcatatcaataataataataataataataataataataataataataataataataagcaatgAAATTAGAAtcaatattgtatttttttacgtaattcaCTCGTTTTAATTGTTTATCGAATTAAtcaaagaataatgataaaaagagataataaattaataaatcaaatgtaaaataataatgttaactaaTCTGCAaataacaacatcatcatcatcactgaccTGACATCACGTGACCTGCCTTGACCTCTGGCACGCTGGCCACTTACTGGGTCACCGTAACTATTGGGTTTCCTCTTAATTtgttatgtgagagagagagagacagagagagagagagagagagagagagagagagagagagagagagagagagagagagagagagagagagagagagagagaagtaatgtTGTATagataataactctctctctctctctctctctctctctctctctctctctctctctctctctctctctctctctctctctctctctctctccacacacacacacacacacacacacacacacacacagtccaaaATCCATTCACAACtcactattttttccccttttcctttcatttcctttccctcgaaaaagaaaaaaaaaaacagctgatttatgtttttattgtaaattttttcaagttttccttTCGTCTCTAAATTCATGAAAGTTTTGGGTCAGATggattacagtgtgtgtgtgtgtgtgtgtgtgtgtgtgtgtgtgtgtgacaaaaaaAGACTTATTATAGtttctacatgtgtgtgtgtgtgtgtgagtgagtgagtgtgtatgtgtgtgtgtgtgtgtgttatgaccACTCTTTCACTTCGAAATAAAAGGTTCAGCTAAGTAAACTTTGGtaatactgaagaaaggaaTCAGTAGTAAAGCCTGGGATTGTGCAGTTGTTCATAAGCACTTTTAACTGTGCTACCACAAAGTTTCGTCCGTTGAAAATTTAATTCAGTAAAGAACATTTGAAGAGGGCCCCACTGCTCAAGCATCCTTTTCACAACAGCCGTGTAGGAAAGCCAGCACGTtctacatggcaataaaatcctaAGCTTTTGAGCCCTAGCAAACTCTTGAAATTCTACAAATTGTGCCAATCGTTTTGAAGAGTTCTTGAATGTGTTGTGGACATCATGAGCTAGTTGTTCAATAGCATCAGGTAATTGTTCAGAGGCATGCTTCAGAGGCACATATATGGGCAGAATGGCACACACATTTCCTAATAAAGATTCCTGGGCAAAGTTCCTTTAACCTGCTACTCACAGAGTTATTAGGCCCCATCATAGTGCTGCATCCATCACAACCAAAGCCAATCATATTAGAAGTAGGTATACCATTTTCAGTAAAGGTTTTCATTATCTCTGAAAACAACCTGGCAGCT comes from the Scylla paramamosain isolate STU-SP2022 chromosome 28, ASM3559412v1, whole genome shotgun sequence genome and includes:
- the LOC135114897 gene encoding uncharacterized protein LOC135114897 — protein: MHTEGVPPVLPSPQGVPRGVAVPHRPPLRPQSRRERQGRREGLGKMRRCWSPVNSHQSLKTLGPLGKIRSHDLSHTLDLTMQLARTILRRSESLLTSLSQPSSSNSPRSSPNVACHKR